Proteins encoded within one genomic window of Candidatus Brevundimonas colombiensis:
- a CDS encoding S8 family serine peptidase — MAATAGVAMLAGTAVSAQTTTAPTPPSGGFYMANGARTTNYQTALASWRTDAQFSVDYSKGFLGLEHAYAMGLTGRGQTVGVNDAGIYVDHPLFGSAGKVTGLRTQAVAGYGNDGLINPRRRWEGHGTHVSGTIAGDRVAGQPMFGNAFNAKLYAATANFSAGDFLWFKDAIIDGKIVATQNQNIVDLANTGQVRIINNSWGSGTTLPFNASLPTVLASFNRNYGDFYKPVLDNDVLVVFSAGNGYGVHASIDAAAPLNDPRLRSNWLSVANYSSFTAADPSTSFCGQTATWCVAGPGSQVISSVPAFTMDSRGILALYPRANYAGLYSATTVSALETASVNQFLGVLNAYLNARQTGGANYDEDAWRREVARQAAAITLVSGARLGDPDGFTSRLAGLLTSTGNMAILTPAFSSAVLQYANDELQRVLNQYVKYTGAGYAAYTGTSMAAPNISGFAALLMENFPEYSTALISDILVSSSKDLDTPGVDLRSGWGAPQMDVALRGPTALRDTRDVTVAVGTVDIWSNNIGDARDRYSAEVLANFGNDIGGLVKKGGGQLILTGANDYSGPTRVEGGLLTVNGSLLRSSASVGGVGMIGGTGRLLNLTAESGGVVSPGDGVNPFGTLTVAGNLNFKPGSFLWIRSSVNGAAYSRLNVGGATQIDGGQVILKADNGEWNLRTQMNIINSTGAVTGKFSGAQSDLAFLSPVLTYSTNGVVLTVRRNDVTVASLGLTDNQKSVGGALDVMINNTATGTNRDLSLENALLDASVPAVQGSLSSLTGEVHASLGGLAVSDTRAIRDAMSERGRSQGGASTYVGNGVSVWGSGVYGNGRGSAHDGIAGFRSEGSGYLVGAEKALSNDMHIGVALGETRSELRSSRLRSTGRVNSEQIGVYGGASVGDFQIRVGGSWANADVRTDRTAQLNAFTNALVGNYDGDVWQAYGEVAWSRAVGATTFEPYGAYSHVQYDADVAETGGDAALSGKVKQKADLLTAGFRTRTVLAGGAGRPRLSAVTQLAYTHDLNGDGPVFDAAFADGPRFLIDGANPGDDVITGGLAFNIQATERTAVEMGYSGVYKDEYRDNRIYGRFSVKF; from the coding sequence TTGGCCGCGACGGCCGGCGTGGCGATGCTGGCGGGCACAGCCGTCAGCGCCCAGACAACAACGGCGCCGACGCCGCCGTCCGGCGGCTTTTATATGGCCAATGGCGCGCGCACGACCAACTATCAGACGGCGCTGGCCTCCTGGCGGACAGACGCGCAGTTTTCGGTCGACTATTCCAAGGGCTTCCTGGGCCTGGAACACGCCTACGCCATGGGACTGACGGGGCGTGGCCAGACGGTCGGGGTCAATGACGCAGGCATCTATGTCGATCACCCGTTGTTCGGATCGGCCGGCAAGGTGACGGGGCTGCGCACCCAGGCGGTCGCCGGATACGGCAACGACGGCCTGATCAATCCGCGTCGCCGTTGGGAGGGCCACGGCACCCACGTCTCCGGCACCATCGCGGGTGATCGGGTGGCCGGCCAGCCGATGTTCGGAAACGCCTTCAACGCCAAGCTTTACGCCGCCACCGCCAACTTCTCGGCCGGCGACTTCCTCTGGTTCAAGGACGCGATCATCGACGGCAAGATCGTCGCCACCCAAAACCAGAACATCGTCGATTTGGCCAATACGGGCCAGGTGCGGATCATCAACAACAGCTGGGGCAGCGGCACCACCCTGCCGTTCAACGCCTCCCTGCCGACGGTTCTGGCGTCCTTCAACCGCAACTACGGCGACTTTTACAAGCCTGTGCTGGACAATGACGTGCTGGTCGTCTTCTCGGCCGGCAACGGTTACGGCGTTCACGCCAGCATCGATGCGGCGGCGCCGCTGAACGACCCGCGCCTGCGCTCCAACTGGCTGTCGGTCGCCAACTATTCGAGCTTCACCGCCGCCGATCCGTCGACCAGCTTCTGTGGTCAGACCGCGACCTGGTGCGTCGCCGGGCCGGGATCGCAGGTGATTTCGTCGGTGCCGGCCTTCACGATGGATTCACGCGGCATTCTGGCGCTGTATCCGCGCGCCAACTATGCGGGCCTGTATTCGGCCACAACGGTCTCTGCCCTGGAGACGGCGTCGGTCAATCAGTTCCTAGGCGTGCTGAACGCCTATCTGAACGCGCGTCAGACCGGCGGGGCCAACTATGACGAAGATGCGTGGCGCCGCGAAGTCGCGCGTCAGGCTGCGGCCATCACCCTGGTTTCGGGCGCGCGTCTGGGTGACCCGGACGGCTTCACCTCCCGTCTGGCCGGGCTTCTCACCTCGACCGGCAATATGGCGATCCTGACGCCGGCCTTCTCCAGCGCCGTGCTGCAATACGCCAACGACGAGCTTCAGCGCGTGCTGAACCAATACGTCAAATACACCGGCGCGGGCTACGCGGCCTATACAGGCACTTCGATGGCGGCACCGAACATCTCTGGCTTCGCGGCCCTATTGATGGAGAACTTCCCCGAATATTCCACGGCCCTGATCTCGGACATTCTGGTGTCCAGCTCCAAGGATCTGGACACGCCCGGCGTCGATCTACGCTCGGGCTGGGGCGCGCCGCAGATGGACGTGGCCCTGCGCGGTCCGACGGCGCTTCGCGACACCCGCGACGTCACCGTCGCCGTCGGCACTGTCGATATCTGGAGCAACAACATCGGCGATGCCCGCGACCGCTATTCGGCCGAGGTTTTGGCCAACTTCGGCAACGACATCGGCGGTCTGGTCAAGAAAGGCGGCGGGCAGCTGATCCTGACGGGCGCCAACGACTATAGCGGCCCGACGCGGGTCGAGGGCGGTCTGCTGACCGTCAACGGCAGCCTGCTGCGCTCCAGCGCCTCGGTCGGCGGGGTCGGCATGATCGGCGGCACGGGGCGGTTGCTGAATCTGACGGCGGAAAGCGGCGGGGTGGTCTCGCCCGGCGACGGTGTCAATCCGTTCGGAACCCTGACGGTGGCCGGCAATCTGAACTTCAAGCCCGGCTCCTTCCTGTGGATTCGGTCCAGCGTGAACGGCGCGGCCTATTCGCGCCTGAACGTTGGCGGCGCGACCCAGATCGACGGCGGCCAGGTGATCCTGAAGGCCGACAACGGCGAGTGGAATCTGCGTACGCAGATGAACATCATCAACTCGACCGGGGCGGTGACGGGCAAGTTCAGCGGCGCACAGAGCGATCTGGCCTTCCTGTCGCCGGTGCTGACCTATTCCACCAACGGGGTGGTGCTGACGGTGCGGCGCAACGACGTGACCGTGGCCTCGCTGGGCCTGACCGACAATCAGAAGTCGGTCGGCGGCGCGCTGGACGTCATGATCAACAACACCGCGACCGGGACGAACCGCGACCTGTCGCTGGAAAACGCCTTGCTGGACGCCAGCGTCCCGGCGGTTCAGGGTTCCCTGAGCAGCCTGACGGGCGAGGTTCACGCCTCGCTGGGCGGTCTGGCCGTGTCCGACACCCGCGCGATCCGCGACGCCATGTCCGAGCGCGGGCGCAGCCAGGGCGGCGCCTCGACCTATGTCGGCAATGGCGTCTCGGTCTGGGGCAGCGGCGTCTATGGCAACGGTCGCGGCTCGGCGCATGATGGGATCGCCGGTTTCCGCAGCGAAGGCTCGGGCTATCTGGTCGGCGCCGAAAAGGCCTTGTCGAACGACATGCATATCGGTGTCGCCCTGGGCGAGACCCGCTCGGAACTGCGTTCGTCGCGTCTGCGCTCGACGGGCCGGGTCAACAGCGAACAGATCGGGGTCTATGGCGGCGCCAGTGTGGGCGACTTCCAGATCCGCGTCGGCGGATCGTGGGCGAACGCCGACGTCCGCACCGATCGCACGGCCCAGCTGAACGCCTTCACCAACGCCCTGGTCGGCAACTATGACGGCGACGTCTGGCAGGCCTATGGCGAGGTGGCGTGGAGCCGCGCGGTCGGCGCCACGACCTTCGAACCCTACGGCGCCTACAGCCACGTTCAATATGACGCCGACGTCGCCGAAACGGGCGGGGACGCCGCCCTGTCGGGCAAGGTGAAGCAGAAGGCCGATCTGCTGACGGCGGGCTTCCGCACCCGCACCGTCCTGGCGGGCGGCGCGGGCCGGCCGCGCCTGTCGGCTGTGACGCAACTGGCCTACACCCACGACCTGAATGGCGACGGTCCGGTGTTCGACGCCGCCTTCGCCGACGGTCCGCGCTTCCTGATCGACGGCGCCAACCCCGGTGACGACGTGATCACGGGCGGCCTGGCCTTCAACATCCAGGCGACCGAACGCACCGCCGTGGAGATGGGCTATAGCGGGGTCTATAAGGACGAATACCGTGACAACCGCATCTACGGACGGTTCAGCGTCAAGTTCTGA
- the ggt gene encoding gamma-glutamyltransferase, whose product MRFQTRVLAAAAAAFLAAWPVFAQEAPAAVRPTAGSGGDIVSYGQIHSPVAGRGGMVVSQSDPATRVGVDILRRGGNAVDAAIAVAFAEAVTLPRAGNIGGSGYMVAHMAATADRPAQDIAINYYGVAPAATTPELLLGADGKFDRSKPSGFINVAVPGTVMGMWEAHRRFGSMPWAELMAPAIALAEDGYVLSEGEADATAGRARVLATDPGAREAYLKPDGAPYQAGEVFRQPLLAESLRKVARGGADEFYRGELAHQIVAGVQARGGVITLADMAAYRADVSEPIWGSYRGNRIAYMPPTASGVSVAEALNLLEHFDLKAMGWGSVDSLHLISEAMKITSSDRRLIGGAPQWNAPAHGLASKGYAAERVKLISLERSLGADDIPEGNPYPFESKDTTHFSVADDRGNAVSNTYTLSNSYGAHVSPAGTGILLNNNLDNFAWGTQGQPNSPAPGKRLGSTITPMIVFKDDKPWLVTGTPGGGYIIATMVQLISNVIDHDLNIAEAAMRPRLNQGGGDSPLELEGGFSPDVERLLRARGHTVRPSMTMGSTQSIMVEGDRFLGAADTRRPDALALGVR is encoded by the coding sequence GTGCGTTTTCAGACCAGAGTCTTGGCCGCGGCGGCGGCCGCCTTCCTGGCCGCATGGCCGGTCTTTGCGCAGGAGGCGCCAGCCGCAGTACGGCCAACTGCAGGCAGCGGCGGCGACATTGTCAGCTACGGCCAGATTCACAGCCCGGTCGCCGGTCGCGGCGGCATGGTGGTCAGCCAGAGCGATCCCGCAACGCGCGTCGGCGTGGACATTCTGCGGCGCGGCGGCAATGCGGTGGACGCCGCCATCGCCGTGGCTTTCGCCGAGGCCGTGACCCTGCCGCGCGCCGGCAATATCGGCGGCTCGGGCTATATGGTCGCGCACATGGCGGCGACGGCGGATCGGCCGGCGCAGGACATCGCCATCAACTATTACGGCGTCGCCCCGGCCGCGACGACGCCCGAGCTGCTGCTGGGGGCCGACGGCAAGTTCGACCGCTCCAAGCCCTCGGGCTTCATCAACGTCGCCGTGCCTGGCACCGTCATGGGCATGTGGGAGGCGCACCGGCGGTTCGGCTCCATGCCCTGGGCCGAGCTGATGGCTCCGGCCATCGCTCTGGCCGAGGACGGCTATGTCCTGTCGGAGGGCGAGGCTGACGCCACGGCCGGGCGGGCGCGGGTGCTGGCGACCGACCCCGGCGCGCGCGAAGCCTATCTGAAGCCGGACGGCGCGCCCTATCAGGCGGGCGAAGTCTTCCGTCAGCCCCTGCTGGCCGAGAGCCTGCGCAAGGTCGCGCGCGGCGGGGCGGACGAATTCTATCGCGGCGAGCTGGCGCATCAGATCGTGGCGGGCGTGCAGGCGCGGGGCGGGGTCATCACCCTGGCCGACATGGCGGCCTATCGCGCCGATGTGTCCGAGCCGATCTGGGGCAGCTATCGCGGAAACCGCATCGCCTATATGCCGCCGACCGCCTCGGGCGTCAGCGTCGCCGAGGCGCTGAACCTGCTGGAGCATTTCGACCTGAAGGCCATGGGCTGGGGCAGCGTCGATAGTCTGCACCTGATCTCGGAGGCGATGAAGATCACCTCGTCCGACCGCCGGCTGATCGGCGGGGCGCCCCAATGGAATGCGCCGGCTCACGGCCTGGCCAGCAAGGGTTACGCCGCCGAACGGGTGAAGCTGATCTCGCTGGAGCGTTCGCTGGGCGCCGACGACATTCCCGAGGGCAATCCCTATCCGTTCGAGAGCAAGGACACGACCCACTTCTCGGTGGCGGACGACCGGGGTAACGCGGTCTCGAACACCTATACCCTGTCCAACTCTTACGGCGCCCACGTCTCGCCGGCGGGCACCGGTATTCTGCTGAACAACAATCTGGATAATTTCGCCTGGGGCACGCAAGGCCAGCCGAATTCGCCCGCTCCGGGCAAGCGGCTGGGATCGACCATCACGCCGATGATCGTGTTCAAGGACGACAAGCCCTGGCTGGTTACGGGCACGCCGGGCGGCGGATATATCATCGCCACCATGGTCCAGCTGATCTCCAACGTCATCGACCATGACCTTAACATCGCCGAGGCCGCCATGCGGCCACGCTTGAACCAAGGGGGCGGCGACAGCCCGCTGGAGCTGGAAGGCGGCTTCTCGCCTGACGTCGAGCGGTTGCTGCGCGCGCGGGGCCATACGGTGCGGCCGTCCATGACCATGGGCAGCACCCAGTCGATCATGGTCGAGGGCGATCGCTTCCTGGGCGCCGCCGACACCCGTCGCCCCGACGCCTTGGCGCTGGGCGTGCGCTAG
- a CDS encoding TonB-dependent receptor, translating to MRAAFARQSLKTAMLATTALFSVATGAAAQQADPQPTEVDEIVVVGSQIRGAKVTAALPVTVIGEEQILATAASSGDELLRSIPQMGDVTFNSAYLPASSNSARGDTGSVNLRNLGIGNTLVLLNGRRVVGHPTSQANEHLVPVLTYNTNAIPVSGLKRLEVLRDGAAAIYGADAVAGVVNTVLRDDMTDWTVSSQYGGAEGTGLREFNFSLYGGQDIAEGRGNVSAFFNYDHRSELTTLEQPYTASDDKRPLFAGTGFENNSVLNGLSSLTPWGYFRPTDGRVLIGGAQRQAFTVQPNSLNGCIQQLGGGLCLKDTVNVDASLLADTAKEDLTVIPSIDRYNLFLTGRYKINDAVEAFGEIGGYYAKSHARQAPINTLSSIAMTIPTTNAYNPVGEDVFLSGYRFNDMGPINVDVTNEQYRILGGLRGDWRGWRWESALVWSEASAKDVSDNISTTRLAEWAAKSTPDAYNFFNGGDPASPRFGDSTPSNQAALDAIRVDMVRKTKTELGLWDFKISRPDVFQLPGGPVGMAAGIEFRTESQLDDRDSRIDGTIRYTDKSGAAYSDLINSSENPDTYGERDVFSAYLEIAAPLVSPEMNIPLVHNLEVQLAGRFENYSDFGDVAKPKIAAAWDIVDGFRIRASWAQGFRAPNLEQINATVITRSNSSNDYIYCEALIRRGAAATGMANMNECGASYRPTANTATDLANINTTHVRKLTAERRSGNPNLQPEESETTSVGVVIQPRFLPEQLGNFTVTADLWKVEQTGMVGLFRGQNALILDYLLRKSGGSNPNVVRADPTAADQAIFAGTGLTPVGEVQYITDAYSNQQPQTVEGLDLGVMWNLRGTRVGDFSLNLNVSHLIKYYLEMSPGMQELQAARDAGSIPASITLGGRMGDLIDDQGRPEWKWSLSGSWRYQNLTVGAFSQYISSMYDSSLVNSTGDYWTIDSTLTANLYAEYQFDQGVLSDTSIRLGVRNLSDEQPPLSAAGYLGTVYQPYGRYWYVSFRKTF from the coding sequence ATGCGTGCAGCCTTCGCTCGCCAAAGCCTGAAGACCGCCATGTTGGCCACGACGGCGCTGTTCAGCGTCGCTACCGGCGCCGCGGCCCAGCAAGCCGATCCGCAGCCGACCGAGGTGGACGAGATCGTCGTCGTCGGCTCGCAGATTCGAGGCGCCAAGGTCACGGCCGCCCTGCCCGTCACCGTCATCGGCGAGGAGCAGATTCTGGCGACGGCCGCTTCCTCAGGCGACGAACTTCTGCGCTCCATCCCGCAGATGGGCGATGTGACCTTCAACTCCGCCTATCTGCCCGCCTCGTCCAACTCGGCGCGCGGCGACACCGGGTCGGTCAATCTGCGAAACCTGGGCATCGGCAACACCCTGGTCCTGCTGAACGGCCGCCGCGTCGTGGGCCACCCGACGTCCCAGGCCAACGAACATCTGGTGCCGGTCCTGACCTACAACACCAACGCCATTCCGGTATCGGGCCTGAAACGTCTGGAAGTGCTGCGCGACGGCGCCGCCGCCATCTATGGCGCGGACGCGGTGGCGGGCGTGGTCAACACCGTGCTGCGCGACGACATGACCGACTGGACCGTCTCCAGCCAGTACGGCGGCGCCGAGGGCACGGGCCTGCGCGAGTTCAACTTCTCGCTCTACGGCGGTCAGGACATCGCCGAGGGGCGCGGCAATGTCTCGGCCTTCTTCAACTATGACCACCGCAGCGAACTGACGACGCTGGAGCAGCCCTATACGGCGTCGGACGACAAGCGCCCGCTGTTCGCCGGAACAGGCTTCGAGAACAACTCGGTGCTGAACGGCCTGTCGTCCCTGACGCCGTGGGGCTATTTCCGGCCGACGGATGGTCGGGTGCTGATCGGGGGCGCCCAGCGCCAGGCCTTCACCGTTCAGCCCAACAGCCTGAACGGATGCATCCAGCAACTCGGCGGCGGGCTCTGCCTCAAGGATACCGTCAATGTCGATGCGTCTCTGCTCGCCGATACGGCCAAGGAAGACCTGACTGTCATCCCAAGCATCGACCGCTACAACCTGTTCCTGACCGGCCGATACAAGATTAACGACGCTGTTGAGGCTTTCGGCGAGATCGGGGGCTATTACGCCAAATCCCATGCCCGCCAGGCGCCGATCAACACCCTGTCGTCGATCGCCATGACCATTCCCACGACCAACGCCTACAATCCCGTCGGCGAAGACGTCTTCCTGAGTGGCTATCGCTTCAACGACATGGGACCGATCAACGTCGATGTCACCAACGAACAGTACCGCATCCTGGGCGGGCTGCGTGGCGACTGGCGTGGCTGGCGCTGGGAATCGGCGCTGGTCTGGTCCGAAGCCTCGGCCAAGGACGTGTCCGACAATATCTCGACCACGCGACTGGCGGAATGGGCGGCCAAATCGACGCCCGACGCCTACAACTTCTTCAACGGCGGCGATCCGGCCAGTCCGCGCTTCGGCGATTCCACTCCGTCCAACCAGGCGGCGCTGGACGCCATTCGCGTCGACATGGTGCGCAAAACCAAGACCGAGCTGGGTCTGTGGGACTTCAAGATTTCGCGCCCGGACGTCTTCCAGCTTCCGGGCGGTCCCGTCGGCATGGCTGCAGGCATCGAATTCCGCACCGAAAGCCAGTTGGACGACCGCGACAGCCGCATCGACGGCACGATCCGTTACACCGACAAGTCGGGCGCGGCCTACAGCGACCTGATAAACTCGTCCGAGAACCCCGACACCTACGGCGAACGCGACGTCTTCTCGGCCTATCTGGAGATCGCCGCGCCCCTCGTCTCACCTGAGATGAACATTCCTCTGGTGCATAATCTGGAGGTTCAACTGGCCGGCCGGTTCGAGAACTATTCGGACTTCGGCGACGTGGCCAAGCCTAAGATCGCCGCCGCCTGGGATATCGTCGACGGGTTCCGCATCCGCGCCTCTTGGGCCCAGGGCTTCCGTGCGCCCAATCTGGAACAGATCAACGCCACGGTGATCACGCGCTCGAACAGCTCCAACGACTATATCTATTGCGAAGCCCTGATCCGGCGCGGCGCGGCTGCGACTGGCATGGCCAATATGAACGAGTGTGGCGCCTCCTATCGTCCCACGGCGAACACGGCGACCGATCTCGCTAACATCAACACGACCCACGTCCGCAAGCTGACGGCGGAGCGGCGCTCGGGCAATCCGAACCTGCAACCCGAGGAGTCCGAAACCACCTCGGTCGGCGTGGTGATCCAGCCGCGCTTCCTGCCCGAACAACTGGGCAACTTCACCGTCACGGCGGACCTGTGGAAGGTCGAACAGACCGGAATGGTCGGCCTGTTCAGGGGCCAGAACGCCCTGATCCTCGATTATCTGCTGCGCAAGAGCGGCGGGTCCAACCCCAATGTCGTGCGCGCCGATCCGACGGCGGCGGACCAGGCCATCTTCGCCGGCACCGGCCTGACCCCGGTGGGCGAGGTGCAATACATCACCGACGCCTACAGCAATCAGCAGCCCCAGACGGTCGAGGGGCTGGATCTGGGCGTGATGTGGAACCTGCGCGGCACGCGGGTCGGGGATTTCAGCCTGAACCTGAACGTCTCGCACCTGATCAAATACTATCTGGAAATGTCTCCGGGCATGCAGGAACTGCAAGCGGCGCGAGACGCCGGCTCGATTCCCGCCTCCATCACGCTCGGCGGCCGCATGGGCGACCTGATCGACGACCAGGGGCGGCCGGAATGGAAATGGTCGCTGTCGGGAAGCTGGCGGTACCAAAACCTGACCGTGGGGGCCTTCAGCCAGTATATCTCTTCGATGTACGACAGCAGCCTGGTCAACTCGACCGGCGACTACTGGACGATCGATTCGACCCTGACGGCCAACCTCTACGCCGAATATCAGTTCGACCAAGGCGTCCTGTCCGACACCTCGATCCGCCTGGGCGTGCGCAATCTCAGCGACGAGCAGCCGCCTCTGTCGGCGGCGGGCTATCTCGGCACCGTGTATCAGCCTTACGGCCGCTACTGGTACGTCAGCTTCCGCAAGACCTTCTAA
- a CDS encoding zinc-dependent metalloprotease has translation MRKVLMAGVAGLVLAAANPAVAQTGTRTGAPSASASSPAPWQQGLFAVRADQQKGKVTARMPAPGADGVLGRYLYQPGLSAGLGMDGAGLDRSGLGQAQIVVFRKVGNRVFAAFENAHFRAQDADADQVNAVAASFAAPVVWSGEVIETAPDGAVTVDLSSFLERDAVNAVGRLKRARLGAFKPAPSLSFIDTAQTLVCPENVEFETVQTFTSDEPGADLSRVSPDARAVTLTVHHSFIRLPDEGFQPVPHDPRSGTSAQIIVTDFAADLDHPVVSRLARRFRLEKTDPTAARSPVKKPIVFYVDRAAPPAIRQALIEGGNWWAQAFDQAGYVDAFRVELLPEGVNPMDARYNIVSWVHRETRGWSTGTSVNDPRTGEIVRGVVQLGSLRDRQDKMIFEGLVGADRSGTGGEDDPDRLAYQRLRQLAAHEIGHALGISHNFAASTFADRASVMDYPAPWVIADGDRLDFSRAYTTGVGAWDRFVVDWLYGDAPGHEPLARRAALAADAQAKGYRFVNDTDTRPLGSLQPYGAMWDNGSDVVAEFANTLAVRRIALSRFGLNNLPAGAPAADLRRVVVPIYLYHRYQTTAVGRQIGGVDYAYAVSGDGRERADPIPADRQRSALDALMLALSPETLDLPDRVLDLLSSAQSGVPDRQTDIELFDGRTDAVFDPSSAAAAAVETVYETLLAPERLNRLVEQQRRDPSQLGLEETLDRIARTVGPTPLLNARQAELRRVARGRYVAYLAALIQGDGLSSTAQGAVRDAARRLGEELKHCRGDRLETAQCVYLAQALAGPVEALKAFAETHPLTQPVPPGAPIGGGDWR, from the coding sequence ATGCGCAAGGTTCTGATGGCGGGCGTCGCCGGGTTGGTCCTGGCGGCGGCCAATCCGGCGGTGGCCCAGACGGGTACGCGGACCGGTGCGCCATCAGCCTCCGCCTCTTCGCCCGCACCCTGGCAACAGGGGCTGTTCGCGGTCCGTGCGGATCAGCAGAAGGGCAAGGTGACGGCGCGGATGCCGGCCCCGGGCGCCGACGGGGTTTTGGGACGTTACCTATATCAACCGGGCCTGTCGGCCGGTCTGGGCATGGACGGGGCGGGCCTGGACCGCTCGGGGCTCGGGCAGGCGCAGATTGTTGTCTTCCGCAAGGTCGGCAACCGCGTTTTCGCCGCCTTCGAAAATGCGCACTTTCGCGCCCAGGACGCCGACGCCGATCAGGTGAACGCCGTCGCCGCCTCTTTTGCCGCGCCCGTGGTCTGGTCCGGCGAAGTGATCGAGACGGCGCCCGACGGCGCCGTGACCGTCGATTTGTCCAGCTTTCTGGAGCGCGACGCCGTCAACGCCGTGGGCCGGCTGAAGCGCGCGCGGTTGGGCGCGTTCAAGCCCGCTCCATCTCTCAGCTTCATCGACACGGCCCAGACCCTGGTCTGCCCCGAAAACGTCGAGTTCGAGACGGTCCAGACCTTCACCAGCGACGAGCCGGGCGCCGACCTGTCGCGGGTGTCGCCGGATGCGCGCGCCGTCACCCTGACTGTGCACCATTCGTTCATCCGCCTGCCCGACGAGGGATTCCAGCCCGTGCCGCACGACCCGCGCTCGGGCACCTCGGCGCAGATCATCGTGACGGACTTCGCCGCCGATCTGGACCATCCGGTCGTCAGCCGCCTGGCGCGACGCTTCCGCCTGGAGAAGACCGACCCGACCGCCGCCCGGTCGCCGGTGAAGAAACCCATAGTCTTTTATGTGGACCGCGCCGCGCCGCCCGCCATCCGTCAGGCCCTGATCGAAGGTGGAAACTGGTGGGCCCAGGCGTTCGACCAGGCGGGCTATGTCGACGCCTTCCGGGTCGAGCTGCTGCCCGAAGGCGTCAATCCGATGGATGCGCGCTACAACATCGTGTCCTGGGTCCACCGCGAGACGCGCGGCTGGTCGACCGGAACCAGCGTCAACGACCCGCGCACCGGCGAGATCGTGCGCGGCGTGGTGCAACTCGGCTCGCTGCGCGACCGTCAGGACAAGATGATCTTCGAAGGGCTGGTGGGCGCCGACCGCAGCGGCACGGGGGGCGAGGACGATCCCGACCGACTGGCCTATCAGCGCCTGCGCCAGCTGGCGGCGCATGAGATCGGTCATGCACTCGGCATCTCTCACAACTTCGCGGCCTCGACATTCGCGGACCGGGCCTCGGTGATGGACTATCCGGCGCCCTGGGTGATCGCGGACGGCGACCGTCTGGACTTCAGCCGCGCCTATACGACCGGCGTCGGCGCCTGGGACCGATTTGTCGTGGACTGGCTGTATGGCGATGCGCCGGGCCATGAGCCGCTGGCGCGGCGCGCGGCCCTGGCGGCGGACGCTCAGGCGAAGGGCTATCGATTCGTCAACGACACCGACACCCGGCCGCTGGGCAGTCTGCAGCCCTATGGCGCGATGTGGGACAATGGCTCGGACGTGGTCGCCGAGTTCGCCAATACCCTGGCGGTGCGCCGCATCGCCCTGTCGCGGTTCGGGCTGAACAATCTGCCGGCGGGCGCGCCGGCGGCGGACCTGCGGCGGGTGGTCGTGCCCATCTATCTGTATCATCGCTATCAGACGACGGCGGTGGGGCGTCAGATCGGCGGCGTGGACTATGCCTATGCCGTCAGCGGCGACGGACGAGAGCGGGCCGATCCGATTCCCGCCGACCGCCAGCGTTCAGCGCTGGACGCCCTGATGCTGGCCCTGTCGCCCGAGACGCTGGACCTGCCGGATCGGGTGCTCGACCTGTTGTCGTCCGCTCAGTCGGGCGTGCCGGATCGACAGACGGACATCGAACTGTTCGACGGTCGCACCGATGCGGTGTTCGATCCATCCTCGGCGGCGGCGGCGGCGGTCGAGACCGTCTATGAAACCCTGCTGGCGCCTGAGCGTCTCAATCGCCTGGTCGAACAGCAACGCCGCGACCCGTCGCAACTGGGCCTGGAAGAGACGCTGGACCGTATCGCCCGCACGGTGGGGCCTACGCCGCTGCTGAACGCGCGCCAAGCCGAACTGCGCCGCGTCGCGCGGGGCCGCTACGTGGCCTATCTTGCCGCGCTGATCCAGGGCGACGGCTTGTCCTCGACGGCGCAAGGCGCCGTCCGCGACGCGGCGCGGCGGCTCGGGGAAGAGCTGAAACATTGCCGGGGCGACCGGCTCGAAACGGCCCAATGCGTCTATCTGGCTCAAGCCCTCGCTGGCCCCGTCGAGGCGCTCAAGGCGTTTGCCGAAACCCACCCCCTGACGCAGCCGGTCCCGCCCGGCGCCCCGATCGGCGGAGGGGATTGGCGCTAA